Sequence from the Marinobacter gudaonensis genome:
AGCATTGAGCGCAGCACTTGGGCAGATCGAGCGCCAGTTTGGCAAGGGCGCGGTCATGAAAATGGGCGATCAGCCCCGTGAAGCCATTCCTGCGGTGTCCACCGGTTCTCTTGGCCTGGATGTGGCCCTGGGTATTGGCGGGCTTCCCTACGGCCGGATCTGTGAGATCTACGGCCCGGAAAGCTCCGGTAAAACCACATTGACCCTGCAGGTCATCGCCGAGGCCCAGAAGGCGGGCAAAACCTGTGCCTTCGTGGATGCCGAGCACGCGCTTGACCCGGTCTACGCCGAGAAACTGGGCGTGAACGTGGATGAGCTGCTGGTGTCCCAGCCGGATACCGGTGAGCAGGCACTGGAAATTGCCGACATGCTGGTACGCTCAAACGCCGTCGATGTCATCATCGTGGACTCGGTGGCGGCCCTGACCCCGAAAGCGGAAATCGAGGGCGAAATGGGCGACAGCCACGTAGGCCTGCAGGCGCGGCTGATGTCCCAGGCCCTGCGGAAACTGACTGGTAACGTCAAGCACGCCAACTGCCTGATGATCTTCATCAACCAGATCCGGATGAAGATCGGCGTGATGTTCGGCAGCCCGGAAACCACCACCGGCGGTAACGCCCTGAAGTTCTATTCCTCCGTGCGCCTCGATATCCGCCGCATTGGCTCGGTGAAGGAAGGCGACGAAGTGGTCGGCAACGAGACCCGGGTCAAGGTGGTCAAGAACAAGGTATCACCGCCGTTCAAGCAGGCGGAATTCCAGATCATGTACGGCAAGGGCATCTACCACATGGCCGAGGTGCTCGATATGGGCGTCAAGGAAGGTTTTGTGGACAAGTCCGGCGCCTGGTACGCCTACAACGGTGACAAGATCGGCCAGGGCAAGGCAAACGCCTGCAAGTTCCTTGAAGAGAACCTCGACATCGCCAACGAGATCGAAGCCAAGGTTCGTGACAAGCTGATGCCCAAGCCGACCGCCAAAAAAGAGGCGGAAGAGGCGCCGGCGGAAGCCAACGGCGAGCTGCTCTAACATCTCCCGGTGGGCAGGCGGTGCGCTGGCAGGGTGAGATTCCACCCAGACTGCCCATCGCTGGCCCCGCGTCGGCTGTCGCTGTTGCCTCTGTTCACCGAGAACAGAGGCGCTTCAAGCGCCTTTCGGAAATGCCCTGGCTCGGCGCCGATGTCTTCTTCCAATCGCCTGAGATAGTCTGCACCTCCGGCTTGTGCAAGCTGATTCCTGATCCAGTGTCGATGTTGCAGTCGACGGACAAATTTCCGGAATGATCTGAAGTGGATTTGGCGCATGAGTTCGTCCTCCCTGTTGCTGTTTGTCCATACTAGGCTCATGGCTTGCCCGGGTATCGAGTCAGATCCTTGGTTTCATTCCGGTACAGATAGCCAGGATTGCAGGTCTGTACTGCTCGAAATTTGATCATCTGTGCTCTTTGGCCCGGTGGTGGCCGGTTAACGGCAATTCCGAAACCGGAGACTTGTTATGGAAGCGCAAAAAAAGCTGCTGGTGGTTGCCCATGTACCTTCCCCGAACACCCTGAAACTCAGGCAGGCGGTGGTGGACGGCGCTCGCCACGAAGACATTGAAAACGTTGAGGTGCGGGTTCTGGCACCACTGGAGGCTGGGCCGGAGGATGTGATGGCGTGCGATGCCATTATTCTGGGTACCACCGAGAACCTTGGCTACATGAGCGGAGCGCTCAAGGACTTTTTCGATCGGAGCTATTATCCCTGCCTGGAAAAGACCGAGGGCTTGCCGTTTGCCTGTTACATACGCGCTGGTCATGACGGCACCGGTACCCGCAGGGCCATCGAGAGCATCACCACCGGGCTGCGCTGGAAGCGAATTCAGGAGCCACTGATCTGTCGCGGTGACTACCGTGATGAATTTGAAGAGCAGTGCCGGGAGTTGGGATTGTACGTGGCGGCCAGCCTGGACGCCGGGCTGATCTGAGTCGCTGTTTAGTGCGCCTCAGCTCGCGAAGCGGTTATAGAATCCTTCAATCCGTGACAGGGCGTTGTCGACGGTACGGGAATACCCTTTCGGATCCTGGCAATAGCTGAACTGGACGCTGACCCGGTAGCCGGTCTGGTAGGGCTGGCAGTCCACGACCCGGGCACCGACCCGCGACTCGCTGATGTATTTGCCGTCGAAGTCCAGGAACAACCTGGCGCCCCGCTCCACCGGGCGGGGGCAGAGGACGGCCATTCCATAACGATTCAGATCCAGGCAGGTTACCGGTGTGGCGTGCTTGCCCCGGCCGAAAAAACCACGTTCACGAAGGCGAACCTTCAGGCAGGCGGCGGGGTAGCGGTCCTTGATTCTGCGGTCGGCGGAATCACTGGTCATACGCGGGCATCCGTTGCGTGCATCGTATTTTTGTTGTCGGGAGACGAAGTGTAGTCAAGGCACTCCTGGTTGAAAAATGAACGGCCGCAGAAGTGTGAACCACCTAACATATTTCCTGTGACAGCCAAGACTCCGCGAAATCTTTTCGGCGAACGCGACAGGGCCGGCTCCAGAAACTACAATGACCGGCCAATGTGTTAACCGCTACAGGAACCAATCTTGAAGTCACTGCCTCTGCATCAGCTCTACAAAGCCTGTGTCCTCAAGGACCTGCCGTTCAAAACCACCCGACAACTGGAACCCTTGGCCGAAATCGTTGGCCAGAATCGCGCCCAGGAAGCGGTGCGTTTTGCCCTGGCGATGCCCCATGGTGGATATAACGTGTATGCAGTGGGCCGGAACGGCCTTGGCAAGCGCACCATGATGCTCCGGTACCTGGAGCATCACGTGGATACTGATCAGCAAAGCCATGACTGGTGCTACGTGGCCAATTTTGAGGAGCCGCGCATTCCCAGGCTTCTGCAGTTGCCCGCGGGCAAGGGGACCGAGCTCAAACAGGACATGGAAAAGCTGATGAGTCGCCTGGTGAAGGTGGTTCCCCAGACTTTCGATAGCGACAGCTTCCTCGAGCGCTCGGAGCAGCTCAAGAACGAGTACGGCAAGAAGCAGGAAGATGAGCTGGAGAAAGTGGCGGCGCAGGCCAGGCGCAAGAAAGTGAGCCTGACCGTGACCACACCCGGCGGTTACCGACTGGTGGCCATGAACGGTGATGAACCGCATACCGCCGAGTCCTTCCAGGCGCTGTCCGAGGAGCAACGGGACAAGTTCGAGGACTCTATCAACAAGCTCGAGAAAAAGCTCCGGCAGGCCCTCCGGAAACTGGCGGACTGGGAGCAGGAGTACGCGGAGAAGCAGCAGGCATTGAACCAGGAAACCCTGGAGAGCATCTCGGGCCACCAGATTGACGAGTTGATCGAGAAGTACCGGGATCTGCCGGACGTGGTGGCTTACTTCGAGGCAGTCCGGGCGGATATGGTAGAGAACCTGGATATCTTCCTGGATGACAACGAGGAGCAGGCGGCGATTGCCTACGCCTCCCTCGACAAGAAGATGCCAAGGCGCTATCTGGTTAACGTGCTGGTGCACCAGAAAACCAACGAGGTGCCGGTGGTGGTGGAAGACAACCCCACCTACCACAACCTGTTTGGCTATGTGGAAAACGTGACCTACAAGGGCACGGTGTTCACTGATTTCTCCCTGATTCGACCCGGCAGCCTGCATAGGGCCAATGGCGGTTATCTGCTGATGGATGCGATCAAGGTGCTGGAGCAACCCTTTGTCTGGGACGGTCTGAAGCGGGCGCTGCGCTCCCGATCCATACAGATCAACTCCCTGGAGCGGGAAATGACCCTGTCCGGAACCATTTCCATTGAACCGGAATCGGTGCCGCTGGATGTCAAGATTGTTCTTTTTGGCGATCGCGAAACCTGGATGCTGCTGCAGGAATACGATTCCGAGTTCGCCGAGCTGTTTCGGGTAACGGCCGATTTTGAAAATGAAATGTACCGGTCCGACGACAGCCAGCTGCTGTACGCGAAGTTTATTGCCAGCCTGGTGAGTGAGAAAAAACTGCTGCACTGCTCCAACAAGGCAGTGGCTCGTGTCATCGAGCACAGTGCCCGTATGGCTGAGCATCAGGACAGGCTCTCGTTGCATGCGGCAGACATCGCCAATCTGCTTCGGGAATCGGATTTCTGGGCGAGACAGGCCGGCGCCAAGTTGATCCAGGACACCCACGTTGAGCGGGCTCTGGAGAGTGCCCGGTACCGTAGCAGCCGAATTCGCGACCAGTTCTATAACTCCATCCGTGACGGCTCGACGCTCGTATCTACCACTGGCAAGTGCATCGGGCAGGTCAACGCGCTCTCCGTATTGTCCACCGGTGGCTTTGAATTCGGCCTTTCCAACCGGGTGACGGCCACCTGCTATTATGGAGATGGCGCGGTGATGGATATCGAGCGGGATGTGAAGCTGGGCGGCAACCTGCATTCCAAGGGGATCATGATCCTCAGCTCCTGGTTGTCGTCGCATTTTGCGGTGACCGACCCCATGCACCTCTCGGCCAGCCTGACCTTCGAGCAGAACTATGGCGAGGTAGATGGTGACAGCGCCTCACTGGCAGAGCTGTGCGCGCTGATTTCCGCCCTCTCGGGCGTGCCTGTGCGACAGGATCTGGCGATTACCGGCTCGGTGAACCAGTTTGGTGAGGTTCAGCCCATCGGTGGCGTGAACGAGAAGGTAGAGGGCTTTTTCACCACCTGTCAGCTCAAGGGTGGGTTGTCCGGCACGCAGGGCGTGATTGTCCCGACCACCAACGTGCAGAACCTGATGCTCGACAGCGAGGTTGTTCAGGCGGTACGGGAGGGTCGCTTTGCGGTCTATGCAGTGTCCCGGGTTGAAGAGGCTGTCACCCTGTTGCTTGGCAAGCCTGCGGGCAAGGCCGATGACAAAGGCAGGTACCCCAAGCAGAGCGTTTTTGGCATTATCCAGCAACGACTTGAAAAAATGCGGGAACACGAGCGTCAGGAACACGCCCGTGATGACCATAAAGACCCGTCAATTCACTGACCGGCGACGAACAAGAAAACGGACAGGAGAGAACACATCCATGACTGACATCCAGCAAACCGTATTCGTGGTAGAGGACGACGAAGCAGTCCGCGATTCCCTGGAGCTGCTGCTGAAATCCGATGGCAAGCCGGTCAAGACCTATGAGAGTGCCACTGCTTTCCTGAAGGACTATTCCGACAAGATGGCCGGCTGCATTGTGCTGGATATCCGTATGCCGGGTATGGACGGCATGGAGCTGCAGAAAAAGCTCAACGAAAAGCACTCGATTCTGCCGATCATCTTTGTGACCGGGCACGGCGATGTGCCCATGGCGGTTGATGCCATGAAGGAAGGCGCAGTGGACTTCATCCAGAAGCCCTACCGCGAGGAGGCGCTGCTGGAGAAGATCGAGGCGGCCCTGAAACAGGACCTGGACCAGCGTAAGTCGCTGGATGAGAAACAGGAGATCATCCGTCGCATCAAGAGCCTGACCCCCCGTGAACACGAGATTATGGACCGGATGATTGCCGGCCAGGCCAACAAGGTGATTGCCATTGAGCTCGAGATCAGTCAGCGGACGGTAGAAATTCACCGCTCCCGCGTCATGCACAAAATGGGAACCCATTCCCTCGCACATCTCGTCCGTATGGTCCTGTCCGTAAAGGACCTTATCGACGCACGGTGATCCCGGCGCCATCATACGGTTACTTTTCTAACCGGTCCGACAACTATGACTGAAGCTGTCAGCGAGAACTCGGAGGTGACGGTTCTGCTCGTGGACGATAATCCGCAGAACCTCAAAGTCCTCTATGAGACCCTGAAAGACAAAGGCTACCGACTGCTCATTGCCAACGAGGGTGATAAAGCCCTCGACCTTGCACACCGTCACCAGCCAGAGGTGATTCTCCTCGACATCATGATGCCGGAAATGGACGGTTACGAAGTCTGCCAGCGGCTCAAGACCGATCCCCAGACCGCTGACTGCGCCGTGGTTTTCCTGTCTGCCCTCGACGACCTGCAGGCGAAGGTCAAGGGTTTTTCCCTGGGCGGCGCCGACTATATTTCAAAGCCGTTCCAGTCTCAGGAAGTGATTGCCCGGGTGAAAACCCACGCCAGCGTCATTCGTCTCGAGCGGCAACTGCAGGCGCGCAATCGTGAGCTGCAGAGCGACCAGACCCGCATTCTCAATTCCATCAGCGAAGGCATATACGGCCTGGATGAGAATGGCATCATCGAGTTCGCCAATCCGGCCGCGGCCGCCATTGTTGGTTGCCCGGTTGACGAGCTGATCGGCCGCAATTTTTTTGAAACTCACTTTGCCACCTCTGCCGCCTGCCCGGACAGTCTGCCTGTTCGGGCTACCTGCCAGCAGGGTGTGGCGGAGAGCCAGAGGGACATCCGGATGCTGCGTGCCGACGGCACCGGGTTTCCCGCCGAATATCGCTCCACGCCAAAGCTGGATGCCGATGAACTCCATGGCGCCGTTGTGGTCTTCCGGGACATTACCGCGGAGCTGGACAGCGAGCAGGCCCTAGAAGAGGCCAGGCAACTGGTGCAGGAGCAACGGGACCAGCTAGCCCACACCTCGCGCCTGACCACCATGGGAGAGATGGCCGCCGGCGTCGCCCACGAGGTGAATCAGCCGCTCACGGCCATAACCAACTACGCCCGGGTGGCGAAGCGGATGATGGCCAAGGAAAGCCCCGATATGGATCTGCTTCGGGAGACCCTGGACAAGATCGAGGCCCAGTCCCACCGGGCCAGCGAGATCATTCGCCGGATCCGCCGGTTCATGAAGAAACCGGCCACCGGCAAGGAAGTGCTGTCGGTTTCGGCATTGCTGGAGGATACCCGCCAGTTTGCCGAGGTGGATATGCGCAACAACAAGGGCGCTATCTCTCTTGAGGTGCCCGAAGATATGCCGGAGGTGCTTGCGGATCCCATCCAGGTTCAGCAGGTGGCCCTCAACCTGATCCGCAACGCCCTGGAAGCGACCAGCAGTATTGACTCAGACGCGCCCGTGGAGGTCAGTGCCCGGGTTCAGGAGGGTACCTGTGTGCGTATCCAGGTTCGGGATCACGGGATGGGACTGTCTCCCGACGCTGAGGAAAAGCTGTTTTTGCCGTTTTTCACCACCAAGGACGAGGGCATGGGCATCGGGCTTTCAACCTGTCGCTCCCTCATTCAGGCTCAGGGTGGTGATATCGGGTTTGAGCGCCCCGAAGACGGCGGCGCCTGCTTCTATTTCACCCTGCCGGTAGCCGGGGCGGAGGGTTCGCCCTGCGCACCGGAGGATTCGGCCTCCTAGAGCCAGTCGATGCGCCCGGTAAGATGCGGCGCATCGCCCTTGCCATTCAACACCTGATAGTCCCAGCCGCTGTTGCCGCTTCGCCAGTTCAACTGGGCCGTGCCCGGCAAAAACAGCGGCTTCTTGAACTGACAGCTCACACTCAGGGCCCCCGGTTTCCAGCCGGACTGCTGCTCCAGTAGCGCCAGGGCGTGGGCCTTGGTCCACATGCCGTGCGCGATAGCCCGCGGAAAGCCGAAGGCCCGTGCGCTCACGGCGTGCATGTGGATAGGATTGCTGTCGCCCGAAACCCGCGCATACTGGCGTCCGATGGACTCCGGCGCTTTCAGGTTCAGGGTATCCGGGAAGCGCTCCAGCTCTCTTGGCGGCTTGCTGCCAACGGATTGGCCGTTGCCACTGGCCTGCCGGAAGAGGGTGGTGCTTGCTTCTTCCCAGATCAGCTGGCCGGCCGAGTGAGCCTGCGTGATCAGGTCGAATTCAATTCCCCGTGAAGTCTTTGCGGTGTTCCCCAGCGCAACGCTCAGGTCGAGCGTTTCCCCGTGTCCGATCGGCCGGTGCTGGGTGATGGTGTTGCGCAGGTGCACCAGCCCCAGCAGGGGCAGCGGGAATCGGTCATCCGTCAGCAGCTTCAGATGCAGGGGAAAGGCAAGAATATGGGGCCAGGTCACAGGCACGTGGTGATGGCTGGCAAAGCCGCAGACCTGTTGGTACTTGCGGAGTTTGTCGGTGGCGGTAGCCACGCCAACCAAACGGGCGGAGAGCTCAGGAATGACGATGGAATCTCCCGAATGCTTCTTTTTGGGGAGCAGAGCCTTGCCGTAGAGAGGCAGCAAAGCCGGCGGCGTGCCGTGGTAGACAAGAGGCTCGGGCATAGGTGACTCCTTGTGCGTCCTTTGGCGGGCCAGGCGGAACCAGGACGGGAGGTTCTGTCGCGCAGGTACCGCTTATTTTTACAATTTGGTACAACTCTCCGGTCGTGGCCTGATATGCTCTGATAACAGGCGAACGCCCGGGAGTGTGTATTCTATATACTCGATTAGTCTGGCAGAAACCGTCGGAAAGGGCATTGACCTGGGGTCTCCCGGTGTTTGTCCAGCCGGTCAAGGTATCAGTTAACGAATAAGAAAAGCGGGATCTTATGCAGGAACTTCGTGACGCGGGCGTGATGTTGCGCCTGATCTATGAGGCGATGAAGAAGCAGGGAGTTGATACGGACGCCATCTTCAGTCGCCTGGGGGTGGATGAGAACTACGTCTACACCGAGCAGCTGCGAACACCTCACAGCGCCCAAATGTATTTCTGGCAGGCCGTTGAGGAGGTGTCCGGAGATCCCGATGTCGGCCTTCATCTGGGACAGTTGCTGCCCGCCTACAAGGGGCAGGTGCTCGAATACCTGTTCCTGAGCAGCCCGACTTTCGGCGAAGGGCTGCGCCGTGCACAGAACTACCAGCGGTTGCTCAGCGACGCCGCCAATACCGATTTCTTTATCGAGGGCGACGATGCCTGCATGGTGCTGGACGCCGCCTCCGATGACGTCCGCCGTCTCAAGCACTTTAATGAATGCTTCGTTCAGGGGCTGATTACCTTTTTCAAGTCCATTACCGACGGCAGTTTCTACCCCTCGCGCATAGAGTTCGAGCACGAGCGTGCAGAGGGTCAGGAGCATGTGCGGGAAGTCCTGGGCTGTGACGTAACCTTCGGCGCAGAGGAAAACCGGCTCTATTTCCCGGCCAAGTTGCTGTCGCACGCGTCGCCCCATGCCGAGCCCGAACTGCTGGACCTGCATGAGCGTTTCGCCAGTGAGCAGGTGGCGCGCCTGGAGAAAAAGGACATCGTCGGGCAGGTTGAGCGAATTGTCGCCGAACTGCTCGATAGTGGCGAAGTCACCCTCGATGCGGTGGCAGAGCGGCTGGGTATCAAGGCCCGGACCCTGCGCACCCGCCTTACCGAAGCAGAAACCAGTTTCAACCAGGTTCTGGCCGATTTCCGTTACCGTCTCGCCCGTCAGCTGCTGGCCACGACCGACGAGTCTATTGACGAGATCGTCTACCTGACCGGCTTCTCAGAGCCCAGCACCTTCTACCGGGCGTTCAAGCGCTGGTCCGGCATGACCCCGATCGAATATCGCAAAACCGCACAGGGTAAGGATGCGATGGTCGATGCCATGTAACGGCTGGCCATCCGCCAACTTTTTTCAGAAAAAACGTTGACATGGCAGGGCGCCTCTTTATAATGCGCCCTCGTTGTCACAGAGCAGTCACACCCTGATTGCACCGCCTGTTCAAGGTTCCTGTGAAGCGCCGCACGGAGCGGTAGTTCAGTTGGTTAGAATACCGGCCTGTCACGCCGGGGGTCGCGGGTTCGAGTCCCGTCCGCTCCGCCATTTTTACTCTCCCTTTTTCGATGCTCTCCCGGGCTCAGGTCGAACCAGCGCCGATACGCCTTGTGAAACGCCGGCGGGTTCGCGAAACCAAGCAGCCAGGCAATTTCCGCCAGCGATGTATCTGTCTCCCGGATGTAATCCCGCGCCAGTTGTTTTCGTGTTTCGTCAACCAGCTCCCTGAAGCCAGTGCCTTCCGAGGCCAGCAGCCGTTGCAGGGTCCAGGGCGCCACGCCAAGCTTCGTCGCAATGGTCTGCAGGTCCGGTGTTTCACCCTGAAACAGGGGCGTGAGCAGGTTCTTTACCCGGTCTTTGGTGGTCCAGCCTTTCTCGATTTGCTGACGTTCGTCCTCACACTGGCGTACCAGGCGTTCATGCATGGCCGGTTGCGCCTGCAGGCTCTGCGTTTCCCAGGTCTCGCGACGCACCGTGATGCTGTTGGTCCCAGCGCCGAAGTGCACCGGGCAGCGAAACCAGCCTTCGAACAGTTCGTCCTGCCCGATGGAGGGGTATTCAATGCTGACTCGTTCCAGGACGTCGTAGCGACCGCTGATCGTGCGCAGGAACTGGGTCCAGGCGGCAAGTACCGAATCCACCACAAAATAGTTGAAGCTGTTGTAGGGCCGGATGGAATAAAAGCAGGCCTGCCTGGCGTCCGGGCGCACCGAGGGCGTGCCCCGGCTGTTCCGGCTGGTTAGAAGGGCATAGCGTATCAGTGTGCTGATAGCAGCGCCCACGGTGCCGGCGGTTTCACCGGCAAGACCGGCGAGGCCCGCGTCTACCGGTCGCGACAGCGCGCCCATGCGCAGTCCGAGGGCGGGGTTGCCGGTAACGCCAATGGCCGCATGGCCGAGCCGCATGAAACGGGGGATGCTGATCCTGGCATCCGGTGAGTTCAGGGTCTCCCTGTCAAGCTGGAAACGGGATACCAGTTCGGCGGTATCTGCGCCCTCCGCAGCTGCCGCGCGCATCAGTACCGAGACGTAGAGAACGCTGATGTCGCCGAGTGAATTGCGGGGCACCGGCTGGGCAGATCGGGTTCCGCTCATTGAAGCCTTTGTCTGACATGTTATCCAAAGATAATAGAATGTTATTCCTGGATATTGTCGAGGGCAAGGGGTGACGGTAGTTTTAGGTTCGATCACAAGTGGGGTGAGCAGGCCGCAAGAGCCGTAGCCCTCGCTGACGAACCCGATGAGGAGACAGGACATGACCACCAGCACTACCCCCGGCGTTGCCAGGTACCCGAATCTGCTTGAGCCCCTCGATCTGGGCTTCACCAGGCTGCGTAATCGCACCCTGATGGGGTCCATGCACACAGGGCTTGAGGAAGCGAAGAATGGATTCCAGCGCCTGGCGGCGTTCTACGCAGAGCGTGCCCGCGGTGGTGCGGGGCTGATTGTGACGGGTGGCATTGCGCCGAATGTTGAAGGCGGGGTCTTCCAGCATGCTGCCAAGATGACCACTGAGGAGGAATCGGACCGGCACCGGATCATCACCGAGGCGGTGCACGAGGCCGACGGCAAGATCTGTATGCAGATTCTTCATGCCGGTCGCTACGCTTACTCGCCGGAACTGGTGGCGCCGTCAGCCATCCAGGCGCCCATCAACCCGTTCAAGCCCAAAGAGCTGGATGAAGCGGGCATTGAGAAGCAGATCCAGGACTACGTCGATTGCGCCGCCCTGGCTCAGCGGGCTGGCTATGACGGTGTGGAGATCATGGGCTCGGAGGGCTATTTCATCAACCAGTTCATCGTTTCCCACACTAACCATCGAACTGACCGCTGGGGTGGCAGCTATGAGAACCGCATCCGCCTGCCCCTCGAAATCGTTCGCCGCGTCCGCGAGCGGGTGGGGGAAAACTTCATCCTCATCTACCGCTTGTCGATGCTGGATCTGATCGAAGACGGCAGCACCTGGGACGAGGTGGTCCATCTGGCGAAGGAGATCGAGAAGGCCGGCGCCACGATCATCAACACGGGTATTGGCTGGCACGAGGCCCGGGTTCCGACCATTGCCACCTCCGTACCCCGGGGTGCTTTCACCAAGGTGACCGCTCGGTTGAAGGGTGAGGTGAGCATCCCGCTGGTCACTACCAACCGGATCAATATGCCGGATGTGGCCGAGAAAATCCTGGCCGACGGCGACGCCGACATGGTGTCCATGGCGCGTCCCTTCCTGGCCGATGCTGACCTGGTTCTGAAAGCCGCCGAAGACCGTGCCGATGAGATCAACACCTGTATTGGCTGTAACCAGGCGTGCCTGGACCATACCTTCAGTGGCAAGCTGACTTCGTGCCTGGTGAACCCGAGGGCCTGTCACGAAACCGAGCTGACCTACGTGAAAACGGCCAATCCGAAAGCCATTGCTGTGGTTGGAGCCGGTCCCGCCGGTCTGGCATTTGCCACCGTCGCGGCGGAGCGTGGCCACAAGGTCACGCTGTTTGATGCGGGCAGCGAAATCGGCGGCCAGTTCAACGTGGCGAAGCTGATTCCGGGCAAGGAGGAGTTTTACGAGACGCTCCGCTATTTCCGGGTCATGCTGGACAAGCACGGCGTGGATGTTCGTCTGAATACCCGTGTCAGCGCCGATGACCTCAAGGCCGGCGGTTTTGACGAGGTGATCCTGGCCACCGGGGTGAAGCCCCGCACCCCCGATATCGAGGGCATCGACCATCCCAAGGTGATTGGCTATCTGGATGCACTGCTCGAGCGCAAGCCGGTTGGCCGGAAAGTGGCGGTGATCGGTGCCGGCGGCATAGGTTTCGATGTCTCCGAATTCATTGTTCATAAAGGTGAGTCTGCGGCGCTGGATACCGGCCACTTCATGCGCGAGTGGGGCGTGGATCTGAGCGTGGAGCACCGCGGTGGTATCCAGGGTGTGACCCCGGAAGTGCCGGAGCCGGCGCGGGAGGTTTACCTGCTGCAGCGTAAAGCCTCCAAGGTGGGCAAGAACCTGGGCAAGACCACCGGCTGGATCCACCGTACCTCCCTCAAGAACCGTCAGGTGCAGATGGTGCCCGGTGTTACCTACCGTAAGATTGACGACGAGGGTCTGCACGTCACCATCACTCCCAAGGGTGCCGAGCAGGGCGAGGACCGGGTACTGGCGGTGGACACCATCATCGTATGTGCGGGCCAGGAGCCGCTGCGTGAACTGCAGGCGGATCTGGAATCGGCCGGCCTGCCGGTCCATCTGATTGGCGGTTCCGATGTTGCTGCCGAACTCGATGCCAAGCGCGCCATCAATCAGGGGAGCAGGCTCGCCGCCGAACTCTGATCGGGCACAAGATCACAAATCGTTGCAGTTTTTCCCTGTGCACGAACGATAGTCTGGCTAGACTAATAGCGCTGGGTCTGTCAGCTTGCCCCTTCCGCGATTCGTGGTTGCTCTCTGGCGACCACGTCTTGTGCAAGGGGTTTTTACCCTCAGGAATGGAACAACCTGTCCGATCCTGTCGTGTGGGTACGGATACGTTCGATTTTGGAGTCTAGTGCGGAGAAAGTGCAATGGTGTCTGCCGACCAGGCAACTGATGGTTATGCGGCGGTTTTCTTCATGGACGGTAGCCAGGTTTCGCGGCAGATGCGCGCCAGCGAGTTCGGCGCTTTCCTGGATGGTTATGTAGGGCTGTCGGATCTGGCCGAGACCGATGTCCGGGCCGTTCTGGTTGAACTCAATGGCGAGCTGCTGGTC
This genomic interval carries:
- the recA gene encoding recombinase RecA, with the translated sequence MEDNRKKALSAALGQIERQFGKGAVMKMGDQPREAIPAVSTGSLGLDVALGIGGLPYGRICEIYGPESSGKTTLTLQVIAEAQKAGKTCAFVDAEHALDPVYAEKLGVNVDELLVSQPDTGEQALEIADMLVRSNAVDVIIVDSVAALTPKAEIEGEMGDSHVGLQARLMSQALRKLTGNVKHANCLMIFINQIRMKIGVMFGSPETTTGGNALKFYSSVRLDIRRIGSVKEGDEVVGNETRVKVVKNKVSPPFKQAEFQIMYGKGIYHMAEVLDMGVKEGFVDKSGAWYAYNGDKIGQGKANACKFLEENLDIANEIEAKVRDKLMPKPTAKKEAEEAPAEANGELL
- a CDS encoding flavodoxin family protein, with amino-acid sequence MEAQKKLLVVAHVPSPNTLKLRQAVVDGARHEDIENVEVRVLAPLEAGPEDVMACDAIILGTTENLGYMSGALKDFFDRSYYPCLEKTEGLPFACYIRAGHDGTGTRRAIESITTGLRWKRIQEPLICRGDYRDEFEEQCRELGLYVAASLDAGLI
- a CDS encoding PilZ domain-containing protein; translation: MTSDSADRRIKDRYPAACLKVRLRERGFFGRGKHATPVTCLDLNRYGMAVLCPRPVERGARLFLDFDGKYISESRVGARVVDCQPYQTGYRVSVQFSYCQDPKGYSRTVDNALSRIEGFYNRFAS
- a CDS encoding ATP-binding protein, whose translation is MKSLPLHQLYKACVLKDLPFKTTRQLEPLAEIVGQNRAQEAVRFALAMPHGGYNVYAVGRNGLGKRTMMLRYLEHHVDTDQQSHDWCYVANFEEPRIPRLLQLPAGKGTELKQDMEKLMSRLVKVVPQTFDSDSFLERSEQLKNEYGKKQEDELEKVAAQARRKKVSLTVTTPGGYRLVAMNGDEPHTAESFQALSEEQRDKFEDSINKLEKKLRQALRKLADWEQEYAEKQQALNQETLESISGHQIDELIEKYRDLPDVVAYFEAVRADMVENLDIFLDDNEEQAAIAYASLDKKMPRRYLVNVLVHQKTNEVPVVVEDNPTYHNLFGYVENVTYKGTVFTDFSLIRPGSLHRANGGYLLMDAIKVLEQPFVWDGLKRALRSRSIQINSLEREMTLSGTISIEPESVPLDVKIVLFGDRETWMLLQEYDSEFAELFRVTADFENEMYRSDDSQLLYAKFIASLVSEKKLLHCSNKAVARVIEHSARMAEHQDRLSLHAADIANLLRESDFWARQAGAKLIQDTHVERALESARYRSSRIRDQFYNSIRDGSTLVSTTGKCIGQVNALSVLSTGGFEFGLSNRVTATCYYGDGAVMDIERDVKLGGNLHSKGIMILSSWLSSHFAVTDPMHLSASLTFEQNYGEVDGDSASLAELCALISALSGVPVRQDLAITGSVNQFGEVQPIGGVNEKVEGFFTTCQLKGGLSGTQGVIVPTTNVQNLMLDSEVVQAVREGRFAVYAVSRVEEAVTLLLGKPAGKADDKGRYPKQSVFGIIQQRLEKMREHERQEHARDDHKDPSIH
- the fixJ gene encoding response regulator FixJ, which codes for MTDIQQTVFVVEDDEAVRDSLELLLKSDGKPVKTYESATAFLKDYSDKMAGCIVLDIRMPGMDGMELQKKLNEKHSILPIIFVTGHGDVPMAVDAMKEGAVDFIQKPYREEALLEKIEAALKQDLDQRKSLDEKQEIIRRIKSLTPREHEIMDRMIAGQANKVIAIELEISQRTVEIHRSRVMHKMGTHSLAHLVRMVLSVKDLIDAR
- a CDS encoding ATP-binding response regulator translates to MTEAVSENSEVTVLLVDDNPQNLKVLYETLKDKGYRLLIANEGDKALDLAHRHQPEVILLDIMMPEMDGYEVCQRLKTDPQTADCAVVFLSALDDLQAKVKGFSLGGADYISKPFQSQEVIARVKTHASVIRLERQLQARNRELQSDQTRILNSISEGIYGLDENGIIEFANPAAAAIVGCPVDELIGRNFFETHFATSAACPDSLPVRATCQQGVAESQRDIRMLRADGTGFPAEYRSTPKLDADELHGAVVVFRDITAELDSEQALEEARQLVQEQRDQLAHTSRLTTMGEMAAGVAHEVNQPLTAITNYARVAKRMMAKESPDMDLLRETLDKIEAQSHRASEIIRRIRRFMKKPATGKEVLSVSALLEDTRQFAEVDMRNNKGAISLEVPEDMPEVLADPIQVQQVALNLIRNALEATSSIDSDAPVEVSARVQEGTCVRIQVRDHGMGLSPDAEEKLFLPFFTTKDEGMGIGLSTCRSLIQAQGGDIGFERPEDGGACFYFTLPVAGAEGSPCAPEDSAS